The Thiohalorhabdus denitrificans genome includes a window with the following:
- the rnz gene encoding ribonuclease Z translates to MDLRLTFLGTGAGYPTPQRNVTALAVERGRRLYLLDCGEGTLRALQAAGVGYGRLRAVFFSHFHADHCLGLPGLLQTFQLMGRERRLDIYGPPGVKEFVRRAVNLAPFSPTFCTIAHEIGPEAPVTLDGLTVTSAWMDHSVPVLGYRLQEPDQPGHLDVERARRLGVPEGPALGRLKAGETVEGEGGRMVRPEEVVGPGRSGRSLVFSSDTRPNRNVVALAAGADLLVHDSTFTEAHLARAGETGHSTAAQAAATARDAGADTLYLWHFSQRYADPDTHLAEARAVFPATEAAADGLSLELPGKPAAS, encoded by the coding sequence ATGGACCTGCGCCTGACCTTCCTCGGCACCGGGGCCGGCTACCCCACGCCGCAGCGCAACGTCACCGCCCTCGCCGTGGAGCGGGGGCGGCGGCTCTACCTGCTCGACTGCGGCGAGGGCACCCTGCGGGCGCTGCAGGCCGCCGGGGTGGGCTACGGCCGGCTGCGGGCCGTCTTCTTCTCCCATTTCCACGCCGACCACTGCCTGGGGCTGCCCGGGCTGCTGCAGACCTTCCAGCTCATGGGCCGCGAGCGGCGGCTGGACATCTACGGGCCGCCGGGGGTGAAGGAGTTCGTGCGCCGGGCGGTGAACTTGGCGCCGTTCTCGCCCACCTTCTGCACCATCGCCCATGAGATCGGCCCGGAGGCGCCGGTGACGCTGGACGGCCTCACGGTCACCAGCGCCTGGATGGACCACTCCGTGCCGGTGCTCGGCTACCGGCTCCAGGAGCCGGATCAGCCGGGCCATCTGGATGTGGAGCGCGCCCGCCGGCTCGGCGTTCCGGAGGGCCCGGCCCTGGGGCGGCTGAAAGCGGGGGAGACGGTGGAGGGGGAGGGCGGCCGGATGGTGCGCCCGGAGGAGGTGGTGGGCCCGGGCCGGTCGGGACGCAGCCTGGTGTTCTCCTCGGATACCCGCCCCAATCGCAACGTCGTGGCCCTGGCCGCCGGGGCGGATCTTCTGGTGCACGACAGCACCTTCACCGAGGCGCACCTTGCACGGGCGGGAGAGACCGGCCACAGCACCGCCGCCCAGGCCGCCGCCACCGCCCGGGACGCCGGCGCCGACACGCTCTATCTCTGGCACTTCTCCCAGCGCTACGCCGACCCGGACACCCACTTGGCGGAGGCGCGGGCGGTGTTCCCCGCCACCGAGGCCGCCGCCGATGGCCTTTCCCTGGAGCTCCCGGGTAAGCCGGCGGCTTCGTGA
- a CDS encoding CopD family protein, with protein MYAFLVAVHVVFVVLWVGGMIFAWSFQRPAAATELEGPQRLRLWVATFRGFFPWVWASVILLLVTGYGVIFGYMGGMGAAPLYVHLMNGLGLLMIALYLHVFFAPYRKLRRAVEAEEWQEGGRQLGRIRRMVGANFSIGIVVIVIAVAGARGLPILQ; from the coding sequence ATGTACGCCTTTCTCGTCGCCGTCCACGTGGTCTTTGTGGTGCTCTGGGTGGGGGGCATGATCTTCGCCTGGTCCTTCCAGCGCCCCGCCGCCGCCACCGAGCTGGAGGGTCCCCAGCGCCTGCGCCTGTGGGTGGCCACCTTCCGGGGCTTCTTCCCCTGGGTCTGGGCGTCGGTGATCCTGCTCCTGGTCACCGGCTACGGGGTCATCTTCGGCTACATGGGAGGAATGGGCGCGGCCCCGCTGTACGTGCACCTCATGAACGGCCTGGGCCTGCTCATGATCGCCCTCTACCTGCACGTCTTCTTCGCGCCCTACCGCAAGCTCCGGCGGGCCGTGGAGGCCGAGGAATGGCAGGAAGGCGGTCGCCAGCTCGGCCGCATTCGTCGGATGGTGGGCGCCAACTTCTCCATCGGGATCGTGGTGATCGTCATCGCCGTCGCCGGCGCGCGGGGCCTGCCGATCCTGCAGTAG
- a CDS encoding NUDIX hydrolase — MHRRELLTLLDSHRTHFPEEAGFVDRARRFVLDHPDCFHRDLLPGHVTGSAWVVNPARDRALMLHHGKHDRWFQPGGHADGDADILRVALRETAEETGLEPDRIRLVDGTVFDLDHHVIPAQAHFPEHFHFDVRFLVEIDDRLPVPGSVESHEVLWLPLNEVPRLNNNRSTWRMLEKTRRLRTSLPL; from the coding sequence ATGCATCGTCGCGAGCTGCTTACGCTGCTGGACAGCCACCGTACCCACTTCCCGGAAGAGGCCGGCTTCGTGGACCGCGCCCGGCGCTTCGTTCTCGACCACCCCGACTGCTTCCACCGGGACCTCCTGCCCGGCCACGTGACCGGGTCCGCCTGGGTGGTCAACCCGGCCCGCGACCGGGCGCTCATGCTGCATCACGGCAAGCATGACCGGTGGTTCCAGCCCGGCGGCCACGCCGACGGGGACGCCGACATCCTGCGGGTGGCCCTGCGGGAGACGGCCGAGGAGACCGGCCTGGAACCGGACCGGATCCGCCTGGTGGACGGCACCGTCTTCGACCTCGACCACCACGTCATCCCCGCCCAGGCGCACTTCCCCGAGCACTTCCATTTCGACGTGCGCTTCCTCGTGGAGATCGACGATCGGCTTCCCGTGCCCGGGAGCGTGGAGTCCCACGAGGTGCTTTGGCTCCCCCTGAACGAGGTGCCGCGCCTGAACAACAACCGCTCCACTTGGCGCATGCTGGAAAAGACCCGCCGCCTGCGGACCAGCCTGCCTCTGTAA
- a CDS encoding LysR family transcriptional regulator, translating into MHLTLRQLQVFEAVARHLNYTRAAEELFMTQPAVSGHIRQMEEEAGLPLIEHVGKRLYLTDAGAEVQRAALDVRHRLEDLEMAVADLAGMVRGHLRLAVTTTAKYFAPHLLGGFSRRYPGVEIRLEVSNRENVLERLAANEDELAIMGRVPKGMNVTGTAFTENPLVVVAPPEHPLVGEGEITPERLAEEPFVVREAGSGTRLAMEQYFAERGLSLKGSMELGSNETIKQAVMAGLGLSVLSWHTLSLERTTGRLVVLDVAGFPLKRHWYAVHLKEKKLSVVARTFLDFLTEEGGDLVQQVASGEVVPEATYEAGR; encoded by the coding sequence ATGCACCTTACTCTTCGCCAGTTACAGGTCTTCGAGGCGGTGGCCCGCCACCTCAACTACACCCGGGCCGCCGAGGAGCTGTTCATGACCCAGCCGGCGGTTTCCGGCCACATCCGGCAGATGGAGGAGGAGGCCGGGCTGCCCCTGATCGAGCACGTGGGCAAGCGCCTCTACCTGACCGACGCCGGGGCCGAGGTGCAGCGGGCGGCCCTGGACGTGCGCCATCGCCTCGAGGATCTGGAGATGGCGGTGGCGGACCTGGCGGGCATGGTCCGCGGCCATCTGCGCCTGGCGGTGACCACCACCGCCAAGTACTTCGCCCCCCACCTGCTGGGGGGCTTCTCGCGGCGCTATCCGGGGGTGGAGATCCGCCTAGAGGTGAGCAACCGGGAGAACGTCCTGGAGCGCCTGGCGGCCAACGAGGACGAACTGGCCATCATGGGCCGCGTGCCCAAGGGCATGAACGTCACCGGCACCGCCTTCACCGAGAACCCCCTGGTGGTGGTGGCCCCGCCGGAGCACCCGCTGGTGGGGGAAGGGGAGATCACTCCCGAGCGCCTGGCCGAGGAGCCCTTCGTGGTCCGGGAGGCTGGCTCGGGTACCCGACTGGCCATGGAGCAGTACTTCGCCGAGCGCGGTCTGTCGCTGAAGGGCAGCATGGAGCTGGGCAGCAACGAGACCATCAAGCAGGCCGTGATGGCCGGGCTGGGGCTGTCGGTGCTCTCCTGGCACACCCTCTCCCTGGAGCGCACCACGGGCCGTCTGGTGGTGCTGGACGTGGCGGGCTTTCCCCTGAAGCGCCACTGGTACGCCGTGCACCTCAAGGAGAAGAAGCTTTCCGTGGTGGCGCGGACCTTCCTGGACTTCCTCACCGAAGAGGGAGGGGATCTGGTGCAGCAGGTGGCCTCCGGGGAGGTTGTCCCCGAGGCCACCTATGAGGCTGGGAGGTAG
- a CDS encoding form I ribulose bisphosphate carboxylase large subunit, translated as MGKKFEAGVKDYRETYWEPDYPIKESDFLACFKVTPQPGVPREEAAAAVAAESSTGTWTTVWTDLLTDLDYYKGRAYKVEDVPGDDEAFYAFIAYPIDLFEEGSVVNVFTSLVGNVFGFKAVRTLRLEDVRVPLAFTKTCGGPPNGIQVERDLLNKYGRPMLGCTLKPKLGLSAKNYGRACYEVLRGGLDFTKDDENVNSQPFMRWRDRFGYIAEAIHKAEAETGERKGHYLNVTAPTPEEMYKRAERAKELDMPIIMHDYITGGFTANTGLANWCRDNGMLLHIHRAMHAVIDRHPKHGIHFRVLAKILRLSGGDHLHSGTVVGKLEGDRAATLGWIDIMRDSFVEEDRSRGIFFDQDWGSLPGVFPVASGGIHVWHMPALVNIFGDDSVLQFGGGTLGHPWGNAAGAAANRVSLEACVKARNEGRELEKEAKEILTEASKHSPELKAAMETWQEIKFEFDTVDKLDAQHK; from the coding sequence ATGGGTAAGAAGTTCGAGGCCGGGGTAAAGGACTACCGGGAAACCTATTGGGAACCGGATTACCCCATCAAGGAAAGCGACTTTCTCGCCTGCTTCAAGGTGACGCCCCAGCCCGGCGTGCCGCGTGAAGAGGCCGCCGCGGCCGTGGCCGCCGAGTCCTCCACCGGTACCTGGACCACCGTGTGGACCGATCTGCTGACCGACCTGGACTACTACAAGGGTCGCGCCTACAAGGTCGAGGACGTCCCCGGCGACGACGAAGCGTTCTACGCCTTCATCGCCTACCCCATCGACCTGTTCGAGGAAGGCTCGGTGGTGAACGTGTTCACCTCCCTGGTGGGCAACGTGTTCGGCTTCAAGGCCGTGCGCACCCTGCGCCTGGAAGACGTGCGCGTGCCGCTGGCCTTCACCAAGACCTGCGGTGGCCCGCCGAACGGCATCCAGGTGGAGCGCGACCTGCTCAACAAGTACGGCCGCCCCATGCTGGGCTGCACCCTCAAGCCCAAGCTCGGCCTGTCCGCCAAGAACTACGGCCGCGCCTGCTACGAGGTGCTCCGTGGCGGCCTGGACTTCACCAAGGACGACGAGAACGTCAACAGCCAGCCCTTCATGCGCTGGCGGGATCGCTTCGGCTACATCGCCGAGGCCATCCACAAGGCCGAGGCCGAGACCGGTGAGCGCAAGGGCCACTACCTGAACGTGACCGCGCCCACCCCGGAAGAGATGTACAAGCGTGCCGAGCGGGCAAAAGAGCTGGACATGCCCATCATCATGCACGACTACATCACCGGCGGCTTCACGGCCAACACCGGCCTGGCCAACTGGTGCCGCGACAACGGCATGCTGCTGCACATCCACCGCGCCATGCACGCCGTGATCGACCGCCATCCCAAGCACGGCATCCACTTCCGCGTGCTGGCCAAGATCCTGCGCCTGTCCGGCGGTGACCACCTCCACAGCGGCACCGTGGTGGGCAAGCTCGAGGGCGACCGCGCGGCCACCCTGGGCTGGATCGACATCATGCGCGATTCCTTCGTCGAGGAAGACCGCAGCCGCGGCATCTTCTTCGACCAGGACTGGGGCTCCCTGCCCGGCGTGTTCCCGGTGGCCTCCGGCGGCATCCACGTGTGGCACATGCCCGCCCTGGTCAACATCTTCGGCGACGACTCCGTGCTGCAGTTCGGCGGCGGCACCCTGGGCCACCCCTGGGGCAACGCGGCCGGCGCCGCGGCCAACCGGGTCTCCCTCGAGGCCTGCGTCAAGGCCCGCAACGAAGGCCGGGAGCTGGAGAAGGAAGCCAAAGAGATCCTCACCGAGGCCTCCAAGCACAGCCCCGAGCTCAAGGCGGCCATGGAGACCTGGCAGGAGATCAAGTTCGAGTTCGACACCGTCGACAAGCTGGACGCCCAGCACAAGTAA
- a CDS encoding ribulose bisphosphate carboxylase small subunit, whose product MSEMQNYDSRVSDPSSRKMETFSYLPEMSDEEIRTQVQYIVNNGWQPAIEHTEPENAMDHFWYMWKLPMFGETDVDAVLGEAKKAHEAYPEHHVKVVGYDPFAQSQGTAFVVYRGPMK is encoded by the coding sequence ATGTCTGAGATGCAGAACTACGACTCCCGGGTCTCCGACCCCTCCAGCCGCAAGATGGAGACTTTCTCCTATCTGCCGGAGATGAGCGACGAGGAGATCCGCACCCAGGTGCAGTACATCGTCAACAATGGCTGGCAGCCGGCCATCGAGCACACCGAGCCGGAAAACGCCATGGACCACTTCTGGTACATGTGGAAGCTCCCCATGTTCGGCGAAACCGACGTGGACGCCGTCCTGGGCGAGGCCAAGAAGGCCCATGAGGCCTATCCCGAGCACCACGTGAAGGTGGTCGGCTACGATCCCTTCGCGCAGAGCCAGGGCACGGCTTTCGTGGTGTACCGGGGCCCGATGAAGTAA
- a CDS encoding CbbQ/NirQ/NorQ/GpvN family protein — protein sequence MTDETRYEIDAEQYKITEEPYYRPVGEEQELYEAAYSARMPVMLKGPTGCGKSRFVEHMAYKLGRPLVTVACNEDMTASDLVGRYLLDADGTRWHDGPLTVAARIGAICYLDEVVEARTDTTVMIHPLTDHRRTLPLEKKGEVVEAHPDFQLVISYNPGYQSLMKDLKQSTKQRFGAMDFDYPDAEVEAEVVAHETGVDKDTASKLVSIAERSRNLRGHGLDEGMSTRLLVYAGQLITKGVDPVNACRMALVRPITDDADMRDTLDAAVTTYF from the coding sequence ATGACCGACGAGACTCGCTACGAGATCGACGCCGAGCAGTACAAGATCACCGAAGAACCCTACTACCGCCCCGTGGGCGAGGAGCAGGAGCTCTACGAGGCCGCCTACAGCGCCCGCATGCCGGTGATGCTCAAAGGCCCCACGGGCTGCGGCAAGTCCCGCTTCGTCGAGCACATGGCCTACAAGCTGGGCCGGCCGCTGGTAACCGTGGCCTGTAACGAGGACATGACCGCCTCCGACCTGGTGGGCCGCTACCTCCTCGACGCCGACGGCACCCGCTGGCACGACGGCCCGCTCACCGTGGCCGCCCGCATCGGCGCCATCTGCTACCTGGACGAGGTGGTGGAGGCCCGCACCGACACCACGGTGATGATCCACCCGCTCACCGACCACCGGCGCACCCTGCCGCTGGAGAAGAAGGGCGAGGTGGTGGAGGCCCACCCGGACTTCCAGCTGGTGATCTCCTACAACCCCGGCTACCAGAGCCTCATGAAGGACCTCAAGCAGTCCACCAAGCAGCGCTTCGGCGCCATGGACTTCGACTATCCGGACGCGGAGGTGGAGGCCGAGGTGGTGGCCCACGAGACCGGGGTGGACAAGGACACCGCGAGCAAGCTGGTCTCCATCGCCGAGCGCTCCCGCAACCTGCGCGGCCACGGCCTCGACGAAGGCATGTCCACCCGCCTGCTGGTGTACGCCGGCCAGCTCATCACCAAGGGCGTGGACCCGGTGAACGCCTGCCGGATGGCCCTGGTGCGGCCCATCACGGATGATGCCGACATGCGGGATACCCTCGACGCGGCGGTGACGACTTACTTCTAG
- a CDS encoding GxxExxY protein yields the protein MEPSERADFLARETIGAAVEVHSRLGPGFLEGVYEEALAIELTERGVPFGRQEAFEVRYKNHGIGQGRLDLLVGGELIVELKAVEKLLPIHKAQVISYLKAMDLCLGLLINFNARTLKEGLQRVVLS from the coding sequence ATGGAGCCCAGCGAGCGCGCCGACTTCCTTGCCCGGGAAACCATCGGAGCCGCGGTAGAGGTGCATTCGCGGCTCGGTCCGGGCTTCCTGGAAGGGGTGTACGAAGAGGCCCTCGCTATTGAACTAACCGAACGGGGCGTTCCGTTCGGACGTCAGGAAGCCTTCGAGGTCCGTTATAAGAACCATGGTATCGGCCAAGGACGCCTGGATCTTCTGGTTGGTGGAGAGCTAATCGTGGAGCTGAAAGCCGTGGAGAAGCTACTCCCCATCCATAAAGCCCAAGTGATTTCTTACTTGAAAGCCATGGATCTTTGCCTAGGGCTTTTGATCAATTTCAATGCCCGAACGCTGAAAGAGGGCCTGCAAAGGGTCGTGCTTTCTTAA
- a CDS encoding nitric oxide reductase activation protein NorD: protein MTVNLDEYQELLEAEDSHIRDTLEASYHEAAQVMSPGGLRAYLEGAKALKNLGRGSELVETYLQEAPAVAKEVGEDIIPKAVEEAMKLSSMASGQVISLLFATLPVAARRLGDAALLGDYLQLIHRLSSKAPRGLRPMLEHLDVLLGRLTLGGLRRWANWGAEAYARDFQGQQQYFALESSDSQAVLQQERRGVLFVDQQRRLNFYLRALWGRDFFMRPTSGDFETREGYRPYIDEHVIHLPDAYDAVAGLEGNLVYRAAASHAAAHLVYTPTRLSPQELSTSQRFFIGLAEDARVEHRAATEFPGLHELWLPFAEADAGDDTVTGVIKRAIRAFLDPEFDPADEDVAAVVANFRERMERNPNHAELGWEVGLELHKRLFKRFTPPSTSELEALLPFYRDDNQWCWEFAEEGSDEGAAKGYESADHQERRVVSVMEMVNELDVPTAGDDAEEILILETEFLRDSEYTSINDQEGREQISRPYHYQEWDYQIQLHRPDWVTVLERKPALGDGEALDAILEENKGLASHIRYMIDGLQPEGMVRKKRQEEGHDIDLDAAIEAMVDLRMGASPDNRVNLRMERHTRDLAVLVLLDLSESTNEALPGTDRPVIELTQEATALLSWAIDGIGDPFAVHGFSSDGRHDVQYQRFKDFYEPYDDEVKARIAGMKGSYSTRMGGALRHAAEYLSRMPQSKKLVLMVSDGEPADIDERDPQYLRFDTKKAVEELAARGIFTYNLTLDSEADDYVGKIFGPGGYTVLDHVDRLPERLPDLFAGLTT, encoded by the coding sequence ATGACCGTGAATCTAGACGAATACCAGGAGCTTCTGGAGGCCGAGGACAGCCACATCCGGGACACCCTGGAGGCGAGCTACCACGAAGCCGCCCAGGTCATGTCGCCGGGGGGGCTGCGGGCCTACCTGGAGGGCGCCAAGGCCCTGAAGAATCTGGGCCGGGGCTCCGAGCTGGTGGAGACCTACCTCCAGGAGGCGCCCGCGGTGGCCAAGGAGGTGGGCGAGGACATCATCCCCAAGGCCGTGGAGGAGGCCATGAAGCTCTCCTCCATGGCCTCCGGGCAGGTGATCTCCCTGCTGTTCGCCACCCTGCCGGTGGCCGCCCGCCGCCTGGGCGACGCCGCCCTGTTGGGCGATTACCTCCAGCTCATCCACCGCCTGTCCAGCAAGGCTCCGCGCGGCCTCCGTCCCATGCTCGAGCACCTGGACGTGCTGCTCGGCAGGCTGACCCTGGGCGGCCTGCGGCGCTGGGCCAACTGGGGCGCCGAGGCCTACGCCCGGGACTTCCAGGGCCAGCAGCAGTACTTCGCCCTGGAGTCCTCCGACTCCCAGGCGGTGCTGCAGCAGGAGCGCCGCGGGGTGCTGTTCGTCGACCAGCAGCGCCGCCTGAACTTCTACCTGCGGGCGCTGTGGGGACGGGATTTCTTCATGCGCCCCACCTCCGGGGACTTCGAGACCCGGGAGGGCTACCGACCCTACATCGACGAGCATGTGATTCACCTGCCGGACGCCTACGACGCCGTGGCGGGCCTGGAGGGCAATCTGGTGTACCGGGCCGCGGCCAGCCACGCGGCGGCGCACCTGGTCTACACGCCGACGCGCCTGTCGCCGCAGGAGCTCAGCACCTCCCAGCGCTTCTTCATCGGCCTGGCCGAGGACGCGCGGGTGGAACACCGGGCGGCGACGGAGTTCCCGGGCCTGCATGAGCTGTGGCTACCCTTCGCCGAGGCCGACGCCGGCGACGACACGGTGACCGGGGTAATCAAAAGGGCCATCCGCGCCTTCCTGGACCCGGAGTTCGACCCGGCCGACGAGGACGTGGCCGCGGTGGTGGCCAACTTCCGGGAGCGCATGGAGCGCAACCCCAACCATGCGGAGCTCGGTTGGGAGGTAGGCCTGGAGCTGCACAAGCGCCTGTTCAAGCGCTTCACGCCGCCGTCCACCAGCGAGCTCGAGGCACTGCTGCCCTTTTACCGGGACGATAACCAGTGGTGCTGGGAGTTCGCCGAGGAAGGCTCCGACGAGGGCGCGGCCAAGGGCTACGAGTCGGCCGACCACCAGGAGCGCCGGGTGGTCAGCGTGATGGAGATGGTGAACGAGCTGGACGTGCCCACCGCCGGCGACGACGCCGAGGAGATCCTCATCCTGGAGACGGAGTTCCTCCGGGACAGCGAGTACACCAGCATCAACGACCAAGAAGGCCGCGAGCAGATCAGCCGGCCCTACCACTACCAGGAGTGGGACTACCAGATCCAGCTCCACCGGCCGGACTGGGTCACCGTCCTGGAGCGCAAGCCGGCCCTGGGCGACGGCGAGGCCCTCGACGCCATCCTCGAGGAGAACAAGGGGCTGGCCAGCCACATCCGCTACATGATCGACGGCCTGCAGCCCGAGGGGATGGTGCGCAAGAAGCGCCAGGAGGAGGGCCACGACATCGACCTGGACGCGGCCATCGAGGCCATGGTGGACCTGCGCATGGGCGCCTCGCCCGACAACCGGGTGAACTTGCGCATGGAACGCCACACCCGCGACCTGGCGGTGCTGGTGCTGCTCGACCTCTCCGAGTCCACCAACGAGGCCCTGCCGGGCACCGACCGGCCGGTAATCGAGCTGACGCAGGAGGCCACGGCCCTGCTGTCCTGGGCTATCGACGGCATCGGCGACCCCTTCGCCGTGCACGGCTTCTCCTCGGACGGGCGCCACGACGTGCAGTACCAGCGCTTCAAGGACTTCTACGAGCCCTACGACGACGAGGTAAAGGCCCGCATCGCCGGCATGAAGGGCAGCTATTCCACCCGCATGGGCGGCGCCCTGCGCCACGCCGCGGAGTACCTGAGCCGCATGCCGCAGTCCAAGAAGCTGGTACTCATGGTCAGCGACGGCGAGCCCGCCGACATCGACGAGCGCGACCCGCAGTACCTGCGCTTCGACACCAAGAAGGCGGTGGAGGAGCTGGCCGCGCGCGGGATCTTCACCTACAACCTGACCCTCGACAGCGAGGCCGACGACTACGTGGGCAAGATCTTCGGCCCCGGCGGCTACACGGTTCTGGACCACGTGGATCGCCTGCCGGAGCGCCTGCCGGATCTGTTCGCCGGCCTCACCACCTGA
- a CDS encoding SulP family inorganic anion transporter, with the protein MKDRLAGILPFLNWFPMTRDSLRGDLIAGITVALVLVPQSMAYAQLAGLPVVYGLYASFVPVIVASLWGSSSQLHTGPVAMLSLMSAAALIPFASPGSPHFIELSVMLALMVGVLRLALGLFRMGVIVNFLSSPVIVGFTNAAALIIGLSQLSKILGVPFPRTDFYLRDLWNVFAQIPETHWATLAFALGAWAVIHFGRRLSPSFPGVLAAVVLATVASAWWGFEQKRTVALERVEAPEFGAAVQRYAQQEERIQAFTDRLSQLNSQLRKETGMVGAEGQASRSALEAEVSRLNRELAALKSANNALRIRLHEFQLSPSEAGGDTVFRTVGSGTEGGSWRFAGVEAGEVTLSAGGAVVGEIPQGLPAPSMPSLQWDLIPALLPAAFVMALIGFMEATSISKAIAARTGERIDTSKELVGQGLANIAGSFFGSYTVSGSFSRSAVASRTGATTGLFAIISALGVVLVLLYLTPYLYHLPQAVLAVIVMTAVFGLIRVKPLVQAWKVERPSAVIGLLTFVATLYMAPDLANGILLGVVLTILWYLVRTMRPRTEIVARQPDGTLGGIEAHQLEPLSQHFVPVRFDGSLTFVNVAYFEDMLLEALADYPDARAILVIGSGINEIDATGEETIRELAKRLQDRGVQLTFSSLKQQVRQVFERSGLTELIGPDNFFTDKESALKNLRTTYA; encoded by the coding sequence ATGAAAGATCGTCTGGCAGGGATCCTGCCCTTTTTGAATTGGTTCCCCATGACCCGGGACAGCCTTCGCGGGGACCTGATCGCCGGCATCACCGTCGCCCTGGTGCTGGTTCCGCAGAGCATGGCCTATGCCCAGCTGGCCGGGCTGCCGGTGGTCTACGGGCTGTACGCGTCCTTCGTGCCCGTGATCGTGGCCTCCCTGTGGGGATCCTCCAGCCAGCTCCATACCGGCCCGGTGGCCATGCTGTCGCTGATGTCGGCGGCGGCGTTGATCCCGTTCGCCTCGCCGGGCAGCCCGCACTTCATTGAGCTGTCGGTGATGCTGGCCCTGATGGTGGGCGTGCTGCGGCTCGCCCTGGGCCTGTTCCGGATGGGGGTGATCGTAAACTTCCTGTCCAGCCCGGTGATCGTGGGCTTCACCAACGCTGCGGCATTGATCATCGGACTTTCCCAGCTCAGCAAGATCCTGGGTGTGCCCTTCCCGCGCACCGACTTCTACCTGCGGGATCTCTGGAACGTCTTTGCCCAGATCCCGGAAACCCACTGGGCCACCCTGGCCTTCGCCCTGGGGGCGTGGGCCGTGATCCATTTCGGGCGCCGCCTGTCGCCGAGCTTTCCCGGGGTGCTGGCCGCGGTGGTCTTGGCCACCGTGGCGAGCGCCTGGTGGGGGTTTGAGCAGAAGCGCACCGTGGCCCTGGAGCGGGTCGAGGCCCCCGAATTCGGGGCCGCGGTACAGCGCTATGCACAGCAGGAAGAACGGATACAGGCCTTTACCGACCGCCTGTCCCAGCTCAACAGTCAGCTCCGCAAGGAAACGGGCATGGTGGGGGCCGAGGGCCAGGCCAGCCGCTCCGCCCTGGAGGCGGAGGTCAGCCGGCTCAACCGCGAGCTGGCGGCGCTTAAATCCGCCAACAACGCCCTGCGCATCCGCCTGCACGAGTTCCAGCTGAGCCCGTCAGAGGCTGGTGGGGATACGGTGTTCCGGACGGTTGGCTCCGGTACGGAGGGTGGCTCCTGGCGCTTCGCCGGGGTCGAGGCGGGGGAGGTGACCCTGTCCGCCGGGGGCGCGGTGGTGGGAGAGATACCGCAAGGGCTGCCTGCACCGTCCATGCCGTCCCTGCAGTGGGATCTGATCCCGGCTCTGCTCCCTGCGGCTTTCGTCATGGCCCTGATCGGCTTCATGGAGGCCACCTCCATCTCCAAGGCCATTGCCGCGCGTACGGGAGAGCGCATCGACACCAGCAAGGAGCTGGTGGGCCAGGGCCTGGCCAATATCGCCGGGAGCTTCTTCGGCTCCTACACCGTTAGCGGCTCCTTCTCGCGGTCCGCGGTGGCGTCCCGAACGGGGGCCACCACCGGTCTGTTTGCCATCATCAGCGCCCTTGGGGTGGTCCTGGTCCTGCTGTATCTCACGCCCTATCTCTACCACCTGCCCCAGGCCGTGCTGGCGGTGATCGTGATGACCGCGGTGTTCGGTCTCATCCGGGTGAAGCCGTTGGTGCAGGCCTGGAAGGTGGAGCGCCCGTCTGCCGTCATCGGCCTGCTGACCTTCGTGGCCACCCTGTACATGGCGCCCGATCTTGCCAACGGCATCCTGCTCGGCGTGGTTCTGACCATCCTCTGGTACCTGGTCCGCACCATGCGGCCCCGCACAGAGATCGTCGCCCGCCAGCCCGATGGCACCCTGGGGGGCATCGAAGCCCACCAATTGGAGCCCCTCAGTCAGCATTTCGTGCCGGTCCGCTTCGACGGTTCACTGACCTTCGTCAATGTGGCCTATTTCGAGGACATGCTCCTCGAGGCCCTGGCGGATTACCCGGATGCCCGCGCCATCCTGGTTATCGGCAGCGGCATCAACGAGATCGACGCCACCGGTGAGGAAACCATTCGGGAGCTGGCCAAGCGCCTTCAGGACCGGGGGGTGCAGCTCACCTTCAGCAGCTTGAAGCAGCAGGTGCGCCAGGTGTTCGAGCGCAGCGGCCTGACCGAGCTCATCGGACCAGATAACTTCTTTACCGATAAGGAATCCGCGCTTAAAAATCTGCGCACAACCTATGCATGA